One part of the Alistipes onderdonkii genome encodes these proteins:
- a CDS encoding formate/nitrite transporter family protein, whose amino-acid sequence MAQINTPKEVLALAQKSATGKMQLPAGKTLLLAFLAGAYIAMGGLFSLMAGFGFPGAAEAPGLQRLLSGLVFPLGLILVVFAGAELFTGNNAVLVPGALGRRYGWGKVLRNWGLVYAGNFIGAAFFAYFLVVLPGVLSSELWREAACNVAQAKVSMPWLTVFMRGVGANWLVCLAVWLGLSTDDAAGRMMGLFFPVMCFVVIGYEHCIANMFFIPLGMMLGAPVTAADMVAANLVPATLGNIAGGGIFVGGLYWYLNRK is encoded by the coding sequence ATGGCACAGATAAACACACCCAAGGAAGTACTCGCGCTGGCTCAGAAGTCGGCAACGGGCAAAATGCAACTCCCGGCGGGCAAGACCCTCCTGCTGGCATTCCTGGCCGGCGCATACATCGCCATGGGCGGACTCTTCTCGCTGATGGCGGGGTTCGGGTTCCCCGGGGCGGCCGAAGCGCCCGGGTTGCAGCGCCTGCTCTCGGGGCTGGTATTCCCGCTGGGGCTTATCCTGGTGGTATTCGCCGGGGCGGAGCTCTTCACGGGCAACAACGCCGTGCTCGTACCCGGGGCGCTGGGCCGCAGGTACGGATGGGGCAAGGTGCTGCGCAACTGGGGGCTGGTATACGCGGGGAATTTCATCGGGGCGGCCTTCTTCGCCTATTTCCTGGTGGTGCTGCCCGGCGTACTCTCGTCGGAGCTGTGGCGCGAAGCGGCCTGCAACGTGGCGCAGGCCAAGGTTTCGATGCCGTGGCTGACGGTATTCATGCGCGGCGTGGGCGCCAACTGGCTGGTATGCCTCGCGGTATGGCTCGGGCTGAGTACCGACGACGCGGCAGGCCGTATGATGGGGTTGTTTTTCCCGGTCATGTGCTTCGTGGTGATCGGTTACGAGCACTGCATCGCCAACATGTTCTTCATCCCGCTGGGGATGATGCTGGGCGCCCCGGTGACGGCGGCGGACATGGTCGCCGCAAACCTGGTTCCCGCCACGCTCGGGAACATCGCGGGCGGCGGCATCTTCGTCGGCGGGCTCTACTGGTACCTCAACCGGAAATAG
- the gyrA gene encoding DNA gyrase subunit A: MLTEEEKNAGLTGRIIPINIEEQMKSAYIDYSMSVIVSRALPDVRDGMKPVHRRILYDMSAELNLYSDKPTRKSARIVGDVLGKFHPHGDSSVYDAMVRLAQEWSMRYPLVDGQGNFGSMDGDSPAAMRYTEARMKKITDEVMADIDKETVDWTLNFDDTIPEPTVLPTKIPLLIVNGASGIAVGMATNMAPHNLCEVVDACCAYIDNPEITGEEMLQYIKGPDFPTGGIIYGYEGVREAMLTGRGRVMMRAKTDIEHTPSGRECIVITEIPYMINKAEMIKKIADMINEKKIDGISYINDESDRNGLRIIIILKHDAVASVVLNTLFKNSPLQTSFAVNNIALVNGRPQLLPMRDLVKHFVNHRHDVVVRRARFDLRKAEERLHIVLGLLIAQDNIDEIVHIIRSSQTPDLAKQAMIERFELSDLQASAIIEMRLRALTGLEYGKLTAERDELTKTIAHLKEVLADVGLQMQIIKDELLEIKEKYGDERRSEIVYASEEFNPEDFYADDDMVITISHMGYIKRTPLAEYRTQNRGGVGAKGSATRDEDFIEHIYVASMHNTMLFFTEKGRCYWLKVYEIPEGARSSKGRAIQNVIQIEPDDKVRAYINVKRLNDAEYVNNNFIIMCTKDGTIKKTKLEAYSRPRQNGVNAIVIREGDQLIEAKLTSGNAEVMIAAREGKAIRFNESTVRPIGRVGAGVRGISIEESDEVIGMICVEPDSTQDVLVLSENGYGKRTDLDEYRITNRGGKGVKTINVTEKTGKLISIQAVTDDNDLMIINRSGLTIRTAVSQIRLAGRATQGVRIINLRDGDAIASVMAVPAAGDEEEVQSAEATGAGDATPDAGQPAEE; the protein is encoded by the coding sequence ATGCTAACTGAAGAAGAAAAGAATGCAGGTTTGACAGGACGTATCATTCCTATCAATATCGAAGAGCAGATGAAGTCGGCGTACATCGACTATTCGATGTCGGTCATCGTGTCGCGTGCGCTTCCCGACGTGCGCGACGGCATGAAGCCCGTGCACCGCCGTATCCTCTACGATATGAGCGCGGAGCTCAACCTCTACTCCGACAAACCGACCCGTAAGTCGGCGCGTATCGTCGGCGACGTGCTCGGTAAGTTCCACCCCCACGGCGACTCGTCGGTCTACGACGCGATGGTGCGTCTGGCACAGGAGTGGTCGATGCGCTACCCGCTGGTCGACGGCCAGGGTAACTTCGGTTCGATGGACGGCGACTCGCCGGCTGCCATGCGTTACACCGAGGCCCGCATGAAGAAGATCACCGACGAGGTGATGGCCGACATCGACAAGGAGACCGTCGACTGGACGCTCAACTTCGACGATACGATCCCCGAACCCACGGTGCTGCCCACGAAGATCCCGCTGCTGATCGTCAACGGCGCCAGCGGTATCGCCGTAGGTATGGCCACCAACATGGCCCCGCATAACCTCTGCGAAGTGGTCGACGCCTGCTGCGCCTATATCGACAACCCCGAAATCACGGGCGAGGAGATGCTCCAGTATATCAAGGGCCCCGATTTCCCCACGGGCGGTATCATCTACGGCTACGAGGGTGTCCGGGAGGCCATGCTTACGGGCCGCGGCCGCGTCATGATGCGTGCCAAGACCGACATCGAGCATACCCCCAGCGGCCGCGAGTGCATCGTCATCACCGAAATCCCCTACATGATCAACAAGGCCGAGATGATCAAGAAGATCGCCGACATGATCAACGAAAAGAAGATCGACGGCATCTCCTACATCAACGACGAGTCCGACCGCAACGGCCTGCGCATCATCATCATCCTCAAACACGACGCCGTGGCGAGCGTCGTGCTCAATACGCTTTTCAAGAACTCTCCGCTCCAGACTTCGTTCGCGGTGAACAACATCGCGCTGGTGAACGGCCGTCCGCAGCTGCTGCCGATGCGCGACCTGGTCAAGCACTTCGTCAACCACCGCCACGACGTGGTGGTGCGCCGTGCGCGCTTCGACCTGCGCAAGGCCGAGGAGCGGCTGCACATCGTGCTGGGCCTCCTGATCGCGCAGGATAACATCGACGAGATCGTGCACATCATCCGTTCGTCGCAGACCCCCGACCTGGCCAAGCAGGCCATGATCGAGCGTTTCGAGCTGAGCGACCTCCAGGCTTCGGCCATCATCGAGATGCGCCTGCGCGCCCTGACGGGGCTCGAATACGGTAAGCTCACCGCCGAGCGCGACGAGCTGACCAAAACCATCGCCCACCTCAAGGAGGTGCTCGCCGACGTCGGCCTGCAAATGCAGATCATCAAGGACGAGCTGCTCGAAATCAAGGAAAAATACGGCGACGAGCGCCGTTCGGAGATCGTCTATGCTTCCGAGGAGTTCAACCCCGAGGATTTCTATGCCGACGACGACATGGTCATCACCATCTCGCACATGGGCTACATCAAGCGCACCCCGCTGGCCGAATACCGCACGCAGAACCGCGGCGGCGTCGGCGCCAAGGGCAGTGCTACGCGCGACGAGGACTTCATCGAGCACATCTACGTGGCTTCGATGCACAATACGATGCTCTTCTTCACCGAGAAGGGGCGCTGCTACTGGCTCAAGGTCTACGAGATCCCCGAAGGCGCACGCTCCTCGAAGGGACGCGCCATCCAGAACGTCATCCAGATCGAACCCGACGACAAGGTTCGCGCCTATATCAACGTCAAGCGCCTGAACGACGCCGAGTATGTGAACAACAACTTCATCATCATGTGTACCAAGGACGGTACGATCAAGAAGACGAAGCTCGAAGCCTACTCGCGCCCGCGCCAGAACGGTGTGAACGCCATCGTCATCCGCGAGGGCGACCAGCTGATCGAGGCCAAGCTCACCAGCGGCAACGCCGAAGTGATGATTGCGGCCCGCGAAGGCAAGGCCATCCGCTTCAACGAGTCGACGGTGCGCCCGATCGGGCGTGTCGGCGCCGGTGTGCGCGGCATCTCGATCGAGGAGTCCGACGAGGTGATCGGCATGATCTGTGTGGAACCCGATTCGACGCAGGACGTACTGGTGCTGAGCGAAAACGGTTACGGCAAGCGTACCGACCTCGACGAGTACCGCATCACCAACCGCGGCGGTAAGGGTGTGAAGACGATCAACGTGACGGAGAAAACCGGCAAACTTATCTCCATACAGGCCGTTACGGACGACAACGACCTGATGATTATCAACCGTTCGGGACTTACCATACGTACGGCCGTGTCGCAGATCCGCCTGGCGGGTCGTGCTACGCAGGGCGTGCGTATCATCAACCTGCGTGACGGCGATGCCATTGCCTCGGTGATGGCCGTGCCTGCTGCCGGCGATGAAGAAGAAGTACAGTCCGCAGAGGCTACCGGTGCCGGGGACGCAACACCCGATGCAGGACAGCCGGCGGAGGAATAG
- a CDS encoding FtsK/SpoIIIE family DNA translocase, with product MASKNTSSSPNGRQKVQRSNSDSARWVAGLLLLFIGLFAASAVLFSFFTWAADQSGLLLSPEERATLGVEPGNLCGWAGARLGRMLVDNSFGVSGILIPVMVLLVGVRVIRQRPLLFNHSILSLFLILILSSLTLGFAFSDKWSLCSSTGWGGAFGIETAALLRTHIGVLGTLILLLGCWILTGVFINRNFINKVNRAGNVMVDKSGRIVEIVKHKVVHAHGQPSDAAGDAAAVAAESVGNPGERPAKRSADTPAVESAVKVEPEVVVRRPEPELAVQRPVPEMPRAVRTPGPAAAGTPAAPQAARRDADDDPFVELGPDGMPIVPEAPQAAEAVASDDDGEFTEVDLSRPEGRLVIGPSGLVELERPAVRPAAGTAVRPAAPVSDEPFTELSLGGEDPVGTPAPAAEMPSVAGMPSAAAPVSGEPLPDGPFTEIPVPAGGVVVTVEANEARLVDEKAIPTESYDPLKDLVNYHKPPVTLLEDYVSDSEVSDEEIFENKTKIEDTLRNFGIPIQRIKATVGPTVTLYEIVQAQGVKISKIQGLENDIAQSLKALGIRIIAPIPGKGTIGIEVPNRDKQVVSMYSAVRSLRFQESKAELPVVIGRTIQNENYVFDLAKMPHLLVAGATGQGKSVGLNAIITSLLYRKHPAQLKFVMIDPKMVEFSLYAKIERHFLAKMESEDDAIITDPKKAVYTLNSLCTEMDSRLELCKKAGARNIAEYNEKFTARRLSPLNGHRYLPYIVVVVDEFADLIMTAREVEGPVMRLAQKARAVGIHLIIATQRPDVKVITGGIKANFPARIAFRVMQMIDSRTIIDQPGANQLIGRGDMLFSKDGELTRIQCALVETKEVERIVEYISKQQGYTSAYSLPDYTPDTGDSSGSMGSEDSAPVKYDSLFAEIARDAVSGGNISTSMIQRNYEVGFNRAGRIMMQLERAGIVGRQQGAKPRDILFHDMPSLEAKLQELGLF from the coding sequence ATGGCATCTAAAAATACATCCTCATCCCCCAACGGACGGCAGAAAGTCCAGCGTTCCAACAGCGACAGTGCACGCTGGGTCGCGGGCCTGCTGCTGCTTTTCATCGGGCTGTTCGCCGCCTCGGCCGTACTGTTCTCGTTCTTCACCTGGGCGGCCGACCAGAGCGGACTGCTGCTCTCGCCCGAGGAACGTGCCACGCTGGGCGTAGAGCCCGGAAACCTCTGCGGCTGGGCGGGTGCCAGGCTGGGACGCATGCTGGTCGACAACTCGTTCGGCGTATCCGGTATCCTGATCCCGGTGATGGTGCTGCTCGTCGGCGTGCGCGTCATCCGCCAGCGCCCGCTGCTGTTCAACCATTCGATCCTCTCGCTTTTCCTCATCCTGATCCTCAGTTCGCTGACGCTGGGCTTCGCCTTCTCGGACAAGTGGAGCCTTTGCAGTTCGACGGGGTGGGGCGGTGCCTTCGGCATCGAGACCGCGGCGCTGCTGCGCACGCATATCGGGGTGCTGGGGACGTTGATCCTGCTGCTGGGCTGCTGGATCCTTACGGGGGTATTCATCAACCGCAATTTCATCAACAAGGTCAACCGTGCGGGTAACGTCATGGTCGACAAGAGTGGCAGGATCGTCGAGATCGTCAAACATAAGGTCGTGCACGCGCACGGGCAACCGTCCGATGCCGCCGGGGATGCGGCTGCTGTAGCCGCGGAATCCGTCGGGAATCCCGGAGAGAGGCCTGCCAAGCGGTCGGCCGACACTCCGGCCGTGGAGTCTGCCGTGAAGGTGGAGCCCGAGGTGGTCGTGCGCCGTCCCGAACCCGAACTGGCCGTGCAGCGTCCGGTGCCGGAAATGCCCCGCGCCGTACGTACTCCCGGGCCTGCTGCCGCCGGGACTCCCGCCGCCCCGCAGGCCGCCCGCCGCGATGCGGACGACGATCCGTTCGTGGAACTGGGCCCCGATGGCATGCCCATTGTGCCCGAAGCCCCGCAGGCGGCAGAGGCCGTCGCATCCGATGACGACGGCGAGTTTACCGAGGTCGACCTGTCGCGCCCCGAAGGCCGGCTGGTGATCGGCCCCAGCGGGCTTGTCGAGCTGGAACGCCCCGCGGTGCGTCCTGCCGCCGGCACTGCTGTCCGGCCTGCTGCGCCTGTGTCCGACGAACCTTTCACCGAATTATCCCTGGGCGGGGAAGACCCCGTCGGGACACCGGCCCCGGCTGCCGAGATGCCCTCTGTTGCCGGGATGCCCTCCGCTGCCGCTCCTGTATCCGGGGAGCCGCTCCCCGACGGGCCGTTTACCGAGATACCCGTCCCTGCCGGGGGCGTCGTCGTGACCGTCGAGGCCAACGAAGCCCGCCTGGTCGATGAAAAGGCGATCCCGACCGAGAGCTACGACCCGCTGAAAGACCTCGTGAACTACCACAAGCCGCCCGTGACGTTGCTCGAAGACTATGTTTCCGACTCGGAAGTGAGCGACGAGGAGATTTTCGAGAACAAGACCAAGATCGAGGATACGCTCCGCAATTTCGGCATCCCCATCCAGCGTATCAAGGCCACGGTCGGCCCCACCGTGACGCTCTATGAGATCGTGCAGGCGCAGGGCGTCAAGATCTCGAAGATCCAGGGGCTCGAAAACGACATCGCCCAGAGCCTCAAGGCGCTGGGTATCCGCATCATCGCCCCTATCCCCGGCAAGGGAACCATCGGCATCGAGGTGCCCAACCGCGACAAGCAGGTGGTGTCGATGTACTCCGCCGTGCGTTCGCTGCGTTTCCAGGAGTCGAAGGCCGAGCTCCCGGTGGTGATCGGCCGTACGATCCAGAACGAGAATTACGTGTTCGACCTGGCCAAGATGCCGCACCTGCTGGTGGCGGGCGCCACGGGACAGGGTAAGTCCGTGGGGCTGAACGCCATCATCACCTCGCTGCTCTACCGCAAGCACCCCGCGCAGCTCAAGTTCGTGATGATCGACCCCAAGATGGTCGAGTTCTCGCTCTATGCCAAGATCGAGCGCCACTTCCTCGCCAAGATGGAGTCCGAGGACGATGCCATCATCACCGACCCCAAGAAGGCGGTCTACACGCTCAATTCGCTCTGCACGGAGATGGACAGCCGCCTGGAACTCTGCAAGAAAGCCGGGGCGCGCAATATCGCCGAGTACAACGAGAAATTCACCGCCCGGCGGCTCAGCCCGCTCAACGGGCACCGCTACCTGCCCTATATCGTCGTGGTGGTCGACGAGTTCGCCGACCTGATCATGACCGCCCGCGAGGTCGAGGGGCCCGTCATGCGCCTCGCGCAGAAGGCGCGTGCCGTCGGCATCCACCTGATCATCGCCACGCAGCGCCCCGACGTGAAGGTCATCACGGGCGGTATCAAGGCCAATTTCCCCGCGCGTATCGCCTTCCGCGTGATGCAGATGATCGACTCGCGTACGATCATCGACCAGCCGGGGGCCAACCAGCTCATCGGCCGCGGCGACATGCTCTTCTCGAAGGACGGGGAACTGACCCGTATCCAGTGCGCGCTGGTCGAAACCAAGGAGGTCGAACGCATCGTCGAGTATATATCGAAGCAGCAGGGCTATACCTCGGCCTATTCGCTGCCCGACTATACGCCCGATACGGGCGATTCTTCGGGGAGCATGGGCAGCGAGGACTCCGCCCCCGTGAAATACGATTCGCTCTTCGCCGAGATCGCCCGCGACGCCGTTTCGGGCGGCAATATCTCGACCTCGATGATCCAGCGCAACTACGAGGTGGGCTTCAACCGTGCCGGGCGCATCATGATGCAGCTCGAACGTGCCGGCATCGTCGGCCGCCAGCAGGGAGCCAAGCCGCGCGACATCCTTTTCCATGACATGCCCTCGCTCGAAGCCAAGTTGCAGGAGCTGGGCCTATTCTGA